The following coding sequences lie in one Deltaproteobacteria bacterium genomic window:
- a CDS encoding GTPase, whose protein sequence is MGTEEKVIIMGAGGRDFHNFNVYFRDNPRYRVVAFTATQIPNIEGRLYPPELSGKLYPEGIPVFPEERLAELIREHRVDLVAMSYSDIPHVEVMHKAGIAMSEGADFILIGATYTMLKATKPVVAVCAVRTGCGKSQTTRKVCEILRKQGKRVVAVRHPMPYGDLRAQVVQRFSSYEDFTKHRCTIEEREEYEPLVDQGIVVYAGVDYGKILEAAQEEADVIVWDGGNNDTPFYFPDVHIVLFDPHRPGHELLYYPGETNMLMADIAIINKVDTAPKENIEQVRGNIQRCNPDAKILLAESPVLVSDPNLIRGKRVLVVEDGPTLTHGEMSYGAGVIAARTYEASELVDPRPYAVGTIAETYSKYPHMGPLLPAMGYSRQQIEDLQATISRSECDLVLFATPIHLTRIVSIDKPTLRVRYEYRDHGEPRLEDELLKRLSSSGATG, encoded by the coding sequence ATGGGTACAGAAGAAAAAGTAATCATCATGGGCGCCGGTGGGCGCGATTTTCATAATTTCAACGTCTATTTCCGGGATAACCCCCGCTACCGGGTCGTGGCCTTTACCGCTACGCAGATTCCGAACATCGAGGGGCGTCTCTACCCCCCGGAACTTTCCGGCAAGCTCTATCCCGAGGGGATTCCCGTCTTTCCCGAGGAGAGGCTGGCTGAACTCATCCGGGAGCATCGAGTCGACCTGGTGGCCATGTCCTACAGCGACATCCCCCACGTGGAGGTCATGCACAAGGCCGGGATCGCCATGAGTGAGGGGGCGGACTTCATCCTGATCGGCGCCACTTACACCATGCTCAAGGCGACCAAACCGGTGGTGGCGGTCTGCGCCGTCCGCACGGGTTGTGGAAAATCCCAGACGACCCGCAAGGTCTGCGAGATCCTCCGCAAACAGGGGAAACGCGTCGTCGCCGTGCGGCATCCCATGCCATACGGTGACTTGAGGGCCCAGGTGGTCCAGCGCTTCTCCTCATACGAAGATTTTACGAAGCACCGCTGCACCATCGAGGAACGGGAGGAATACGAACCCCTCGTGGACCAGGGGATCGTCGTCTATGCGGGGGTGGACTACGGAAAAATCCTGGAGGCTGCTCAGGAGGAAGCGGACGTCATCGTCTGGGATGGGGGGAACAACGACACGCCCTTCTATTTCCCGGACGTGCATATCGTTCTCTTCGATCCCCACCGCCCGGGGCACGAACTCCTCTATTATCCCGGCGAGACCAACATGCTCATGGCGGATATCGCCATCATCAACAAGGTGGATACAGCCCCGAAGGAAAACATTGAGCAGGTCCGCGGAAATATCCAGCGCTGCAATCCTGATGCAAAAATACTTCTGGCCGAATCCCCCGTCCTGGTAAGCGATCCGAACCTTATCCGGGGAAAAAGGGTCCTGGTGGTGGAAGACGGACCCACCTTGACCCACGGGGAAATGAGTTACGGTGCAGGGGTCATCGCCGCAAGGACTTACGAGGCCTCTGAACTCGTGGATCCCAGACCCTATGCCGTGGGGACCATCGCCGAGACTTACAGCAAGTATCCCCACATGGGACCGCTGCTCCCGGCTATGGGATACAGCCGACAACAGATCGAGGACCTTCAAGCCACCATCAGCCGGTCCGAGTGTGATCTGGTGCTCTTCGCCACACCGATCCACCTGACCCGGATCGTGTCCATTGACAAGCCCACCCTCAGGGTCCGCTATGAGTACCGGGACCACGGTGAGCCGCGCCTGGAAGACGAACTCCTGAAGCGACTCTCGTCCTCTGGAGCAACCGGGTAA
- the argF gene encoding ornithine carbamoyltransferase — MKKDFLHITDFTPEEITETLDLAAEVKEKLKKGEAYKPFRDHTLAMIFAKPSARTRISFETGFFRLGGHALYLGPNDIEIGKREAIKDIARVVSRYNDMIMARLFDHAHILELARYAAVPVINGLTDYNHPCQVMADIFTIREHLGRLEDLKIVFVGDGNNVVHSWLHLAMRLPLHFVCVCPEGYEPDPDTVKRAREAGISQVEISHDPTTAVKGADVLYTDVWASMGQKHELEARLKHFQPFQVNDALMAATGKESLFMHCLPAERGREVTDSVMESTASIVFDQAENRMHVQNAVLLKVAGRA, encoded by the coding sequence GTGAAGAAAGACTTTTTACACATAACGGATTTCACACCCGAGGAAATCACAGAAACACTGGATCTGGCTGCCGAGGTCAAGGAAAAACTGAAGAAGGGCGAAGCGTACAAACCTTTCAGGGACCACACCCTGGCCATGATATTTGCAAAACCTTCCGCCAGGACCCGGATTTCCTTTGAGACCGGTTTTTTCCGACTGGGAGGCCACGCCCTCTACTTGGGTCCAAACGATATCGAGATCGGGAAACGCGAGGCCATAAAGGACATCGCCAGGGTGGTGAGCCGGTACAACGACATGATCATGGCCCGCCTCTTCGATCATGCCCATATCCTGGAACTGGCCAGATATGCCGCTGTGCCGGTTATCAACGGCCTTACGGACTACAATCACCCGTGCCAAGTCATGGCCGATATCTTTACGATCCGGGAACACCTGGGCCGTCTTGAAGATCTTAAAATCGTCTTTGTGGGAGACGGGAACAATGTGGTTCACTCCTGGTTGCACCTTGCTATGCGCCTGCCCCTGCACTTCGTCTGCGTCTGTCCCGAAGGCTATGAACCCGATCCGGATACTGTGAAGCGTGCCCGGGAAGCCGGGATATCTCAAGTGGAGATCTCCCACGACCCCACCACGGCGGTCAAGGGCGCGGATGTCCTTTACACGGATGTATGGGCCTCCATGGGCCAAAAGCATGAACTGGAAGCCAGGTTGAAGCACTTCCAGCCCTTCCAGGTCAATGACGCCTTGATGGCCGCCACGGGCAAGGAATCTCTTTTCATGCATTGTCTTCCCGCCGAAAGGGGGCGGGAGGTGACCGATTCAGTCATGGAATCCACGGCCTCTATTGTCTTTGACCAGGCGGAAAACCGGATGCACGTCCAAAACGCTGTTCTGCTCAAGGTGGCCGGGAGGGCTTAG
- a CDS encoding CoA-binding protein: MVEKKSGGSLKNNDLSIFFEPKNLAIIGSFRENYFGGHVVVKSLLEGGFHGGIFPVNSNARETHGLRVYPSLKEVPAKIDLVLVMINARRVPRVIQECGEMGIKGIVVVSDGFAERDLEGRRLQEEILKIAGQWGIRLLGPNTAGILNTSCGLNPAPYEAGYYRVKKGPVAILAQTGMINPQAVPYPDLRFGISKVCDFGNKCDLDECDVMAYLAEDDETGVITMYLESIRDGRRFIETCRQVSARKPVLVLKGGKTREGARASVSHTGSLAVDDAVFNAACRQSGLLRVERFAELFEMPKIFAGQPLPRGNRLGILSITGGVAVLCIDRASTYGLQLAELSRETAVRLDRWFPGAGKMPVDIGPMMAAVRDAFSLYPELLREVLEDEGVDCLLNILWANPRGGIIERYLEAYEGVKDGLRKPLVTWVYGPDSAIVQETAFRLEDMGFPVFREPEICIKALGLALRYAEWRKGA; encoded by the coding sequence ATGGTGGAGAAGAAATCGGGTGGTAGTTTGAAAAACAATGATCTATCGATCTTTTTTGAGCCCAAAAACCTTGCAATCATCGGTTCCTTTCGGGAGAACTATTTCGGTGGCCACGTGGTGGTAAAGTCCCTACTGGAGGGGGGCTTTCATGGCGGAATATTTCCCGTCAACTCCAACGCCAGGGAAACCCATGGCCTCAGGGTGTATCCATCCCTGAAAGAGGTCCCGGCCAAGATAGACCTGGTCCTGGTCATGATCAACGCCCGGCGGGTTCCAAGGGTCATCCAGGAGTGTGGAGAGATGGGGATAAAAGGAATAGTGGTGGTCTCGGACGGCTTTGCAGAAAGGGACCTGGAAGGAAGACGGCTTCAGGAGGAAATCCTGAAGATTGCCGGACAATGGGGAATCCGCCTCCTCGGCCCCAACACCGCGGGAATTCTCAACACCTCCTGTGGCTTGAATCCTGCGCCTTACGAGGCCGGGTACTACAGGGTGAAGAAGGGGCCTGTCGCCATCCTTGCCCAGACCGGGATGATCAACCCCCAGGCCGTCCCCTATCCCGATCTCCGTTTTGGCATCAGCAAAGTCTGTGACTTTGGGAACAAGTGCGATCTGGACGAGTGTGATGTGATGGCCTATCTCGCGGAAGACGATGAGACCGGAGTGATCACCATGTACCTGGAGAGTATACGGGACGGAAGACGCTTCATCGAGACCTGCCGGCAGGTGAGCGCCCGCAAGCCCGTCCTGGTCTTGAAAGGGGGAAAGACCCGGGAAGGGGCCCGGGCCAGTGTCTCCCATACCGGATCTCTGGCGGTGGATGATGCCGTCTTCAATGCGGCCTGCAGGCAGTCCGGGCTCCTTAGGGTGGAGCGGTTCGCAGAGCTTTTCGAGATGCCTAAGATCTTCGCAGGACAGCCCCTTCCAAGGGGGAACCGGTTGGGGATCCTGAGCATAACCGGCGGGGTGGCCGTGCTTTGTATTGACCGGGCGTCGACCTACGGTCTTCAACTGGCCGAGTTGAGCCGGGAGACCGCTGTAAGGCTTGATCGGTGGTTCCCTGGGGCTGGAAAGATGCCGGTGGACATCGGCCCCATGATGGCCGCCGTCCGGGACGCCTTTTCCCTCTATCCCGAGTTGTTGAGGGAGGTGCTGGAGGACGAAGGGGTGGATTGTCTGCTGAACATCCTATGGGCGAATCCACGGGGCGGCATCATCGAGCGCTACCTCGAGGCCTATGAAGGCGTGAAGGACGGGCTTCGGAAACCACTGGTGACCTGGGTCTACGGACCGGACAGTGCAATCGTCCAGGAGACGGCCTTCCGCCTGGAGGACATGGGGTTCCCCGTGTTTCGGGAGCCGGAGATCTGTATAAAGGCCCTGGGCCTGGCCCTGCGTTATGCAGAGTGGAGGAAGGGGGCCTGA